From Salipiger profundus, a single genomic window includes:
- a CDS encoding TSUP family transporter, protein MTEALAHFAAAPWVAALALAVVFAGAVVQFSLGMGFGLTVAPILALLDPALVPVPALLMSFVVAAGGALREVRAIRWADAAMAAGGRGIGALVAAALLGSIASGDGFSLVFGALVLGAVGLSVAGLRPAYRPRNLLAMGTVSGIMATITSVGAPPLAMVFQSEPISRARPTLAAIFTCGTVFSLTGLWASGWATLTDLWLALLLSPAALAGFFASRTLGRRIDARYRLALLGISAAAGAALVVKGLA, encoded by the coding sequence TTGACGGAAGCGCTTGCACATTTCGCGGCGGCCCCATGGGTCGCCGCGCTCGCTCTGGCGGTGGTCTTCGCAGGGGCGGTGGTCCAGTTCTCGCTCGGCATGGGCTTCGGGCTGACCGTGGCACCGATCCTCGCGCTGCTCGATCCGGCGCTGGTGCCGGTCCCGGCGTTGCTGATGAGCTTCGTCGTGGCGGCCGGCGGCGCGCTGCGCGAGGTCCGGGCGATCCGCTGGGCGGACGCGGCGATGGCCGCCGGAGGCCGGGGCATCGGGGCGCTCGTCGCGGCGGCGCTGCTGGGAAGCATCGCGTCCGGAGACGGCTTCTCGCTTGTCTTTGGCGCGCTGGTGCTGGGCGCGGTCGGGCTGTCGGTGGCGGGACTGCGGCCGGCCTACCGGCCGCGCAACCTTCTGGCGATGGGCACAGTTTCGGGCATCATGGCCACCATCACCTCGGTCGGGGCACCGCCACTGGCCATGGTCTTCCAGTCCGAACCGATCTCGCGCGCGAGACCCACCCTCGCCGCGATCTTCACCTGCGGCACGGTGTTCTCGCTCACCGGCCTCTGGGCGAGCGGCTGGGCGACCCTGACGGACCTCTGGCTTGCGCTGCTGCTGTCGCCCGCGGCACTGGCCGGGTTCTTCGCGTCGCGCACCCTGGGCCGCAGGATCGACGCGCGCTACCGGCTGGCACTGCTTGGCATCAGCGCGGCGGCCGGGGCCGCGCTGGTCGTGAAGGGGCTCGCATGA
- a CDS encoding TRAP transporter large permease, producing the protein MEQLIPIGIFLFVLFLLLGSGVWVGLALMGVAYVGMELFTSRPAGDAMITKIWSSSSSWTLTALPLFIWMGEILYRTRLSEDMFRGLSPWMARLPGGLVHTNIVGCTVFAAVSGSSAATLTTVGKMSIPELRKRNYPETMVIGTLAGAATLGLMIPPSLTLIVYGVTINESITKLFMAGVFPGLVLAALFMGYVAVTSFVSKDFDPDPEPPMSFTEKLRNSRFLIPVICLILVVIGSMYMGWATATEAAAFGVIGSMLLAATQGSLTWGTFSESLMGAVRTSAMIALILAGASFLSLSMGFTGIPRGLADLIASWELSRFQLLMALLVFYVVLGCFLDGISSVVLTMAVVEPMIRAAGIDLIWFGIFIVVVVEMAQITPPIGFNLFVLQGMTGHEMNFIARAAIPMFLIMVVMVFVLIAFPDLATWLPDNIRKGPAS; encoded by the coding sequence ATGGAACAGCTGATCCCCATCGGTATCTTCCTCTTCGTGCTCTTCCTGCTCCTGGGCTCCGGCGTCTGGGTGGGCCTCGCGCTCATGGGCGTGGCCTATGTCGGCATGGAGCTCTTCACCTCGCGCCCGGCGGGCGACGCGATGATCACCAAGATCTGGTCGTCCTCGTCGAGCTGGACGCTGACCGCCCTGCCCCTCTTCATATGGATGGGCGAGATCCTCTACCGGACCCGATTGTCCGAGGACATGTTCCGTGGCCTGTCGCCATGGATGGCGCGCCTGCCCGGCGGGCTGGTGCACACCAACATCGTCGGCTGCACGGTCTTCGCCGCCGTCTCGGGCTCGTCGGCGGCGACGCTGACCACCGTCGGCAAGATGTCGATTCCCGAGCTGCGCAAGCGCAACTACCCCGAGACCATGGTGATCGGTACGCTCGCGGGCGCGGCGACGCTGGGGCTGATGATCCCGCCCTCGCTGACGCTGATCGTCTACGGCGTGACCATCAACGAGAGCATCACCAAGCTCTTCATGGCGGGCGTGTTCCCGGGTCTCGTGCTGGCGGCGCTCTTCATGGGCTACGTAGCGGTGACTTCCTTCGTCTCCAAGGATTTCGACCCGGACCCCGAGCCGCCGATGAGCTTCACCGAGAAACTCCGGAACTCGCGTTTCCTGATCCCGGTGATCTGCCTGATCCTCGTGGTCATCGGCTCGATGTACATGGGCTGGGCGACCGCCACCGAGGCCGCGGCCTTCGGCGTCATCGGCTCGATGCTGCTGGCCGCGACGCAGGGTTCGCTGACCTGGGGCACCTTCTCGGAAAGCCTCATGGGCGCGGTACGCACGTCGGCGATGATCGCGCTGATCCTCGCAGGCGCATCCTTCCTGTCGCTGTCGATGGGCTTCACCGGCATCCCACGCGGGCTTGCCGACCTGATCGCCAGCTGGGAGCTGTCGCGCTTCCAGCTGCTGATGGCGCTGCTGGTGTTCTACGTGGTGCTGGGCTGCTTCCTCGACGGCATTTCCTCGGTGGTGCTGACCATGGCGGTGGTCGAGCCGATGATCCGCGCGGCGGGCATCGACCTCATCTGGTTCGGCATCTTCATCGTGGTCGTCGTCGAGATGGCGCAGATCACGCCCCCCATCGGCTTCAACCTCTTCGTGCTGCAGGGGATGACCGGCCACGAGATGAACTTCATCGCCCGCGCGGCGATTCCGATGTTCCTGATCATGGTGGTGATGGTCTTCGTGCTCATCGCCTTCCCCGACCTCGCCACATGGCTGCCGGACAACATCCGCAAGGGTCCGGCGAGCTGA
- a CDS encoding TRAP transporter small permease: MKLLRRTLDTAYLIGGVIASFFLIAILVIIVLQMLARWTGQVFPGATDYAGYCMAAASFFAFAYALNHGAHIRVSILLTALGRHRKWGEIWCFGIGTAISTWFAWYAIRGNQISLRFNELSQGLDATPIWIPQLSMSIGTVLLAVAFWDHLIRLIVTGSHGITTDLVDQSQGE, from the coding sequence ATGAAGCTCTTACGCCGGACGCTCGACACGGCCTATCTCATCGGGGGCGTCATCGCCTCGTTCTTCCTCATCGCGATCCTGGTCATCATCGTGCTGCAGATGCTGGCGCGCTGGACCGGACAGGTCTTTCCGGGCGCCACCGATTACGCCGGCTATTGCATGGCCGCCGCATCCTTCTTCGCCTTCGCCTACGCGCTGAACCACGGCGCGCATATCCGCGTGTCGATCCTGCTCACCGCGCTGGGGCGCCACCGCAAGTGGGGCGAGATCTGGTGCTTCGGCATCGGCACCGCCATCTCGACCTGGTTCGCGTGGTACGCCATCCGGGGCAACCAGATCTCGCTGCGGTTCAACGAGTTGAGCCAGGGGCTCGACGCAACGCCGATCTGGATCCCGCAGCTGTCGATGTCGATCGGCACCGTGCTGCTGGCCGTGGCCTTCTGGGATCACCTGATCCGCCTGATCGTCACCGGCAGCCACGGCATCACCACCGATCTCGTCGACCAGAGCCAGGGAGAGTGA
- a CDS encoding class I SAM-dependent methyltransferase encodes MEYDAFRESERSGWNERAALYDGATAVATVQAVPMLLHMTHLSLGARLLDVGCGPGYLAGAAQALGARATGVDFAPAMVSLARARFPTLEVIEGEAEALPFDDASFDVVASNIVLFHVAHPARAIAEGVRVLKPGGRFAFSQWLGPDRSDLYRELRAVLNAHADMSRTEPAPDAYSLSDPEAARAMMRDAGLEDIETRVVQVLLRAPEGDFFDFFMSFGVRVPLVVQAQDDATRQTIREAMNARMERFRTSQGYEVPMPAILYAGRKP; translated from the coding sequence ATGGAATACGACGCCTTTCGCGAAAGCGAGCGGAGCGGATGGAACGAGCGCGCGGCGCTCTATGACGGTGCCACGGCGGTCGCCACCGTGCAGGCCGTTCCGATGCTTCTGCACATGACCCACCTGTCCCTCGGGGCGCGGCTGCTCGATGTCGGCTGCGGACCGGGCTATCTTGCCGGCGCCGCACAGGCGCTCGGCGCCCGCGCCACGGGCGTCGATTTCGCGCCCGCGATGGTGTCGCTCGCCCGTGCCCGTTTCCCCACGCTCGAGGTGATCGAGGGCGAGGCCGAGGCCCTGCCCTTCGACGACGCGAGCTTCGACGTCGTGGCCAGCAACATCGTGCTCTTCCATGTCGCCCACCCCGCCCGGGCGATCGCCGAAGGCGTACGGGTGCTGAAACCCGGCGGCCGGTTCGCCTTCAGCCAGTGGCTCGGCCCCGACCGCTCGGACCTCTACCGCGAATTGCGGGCGGTGCTGAACGCCCATGCCGACATGAGCCGCACCGAGCCCGCCCCCGACGCCTACAGCCTGTCGGACCCGGAAGCCGCCCGCGCCATGATGCGCGACGCCGGGCTCGAGGACATCGAGACCCGCGTGGTGCAGGTGCTGCTGCGCGCGCCCGAAGGCGATTTCTTCGACTTTTTCATGTCCTTCGGCGTGCGCGTGCCGCTCGTCGTGCAGGCCCAGGACGACGCCACCCGCCAGACCATCCGCGAGGCGATGAACGCCCGGATGGAGCGATTTCGCACAAGTCAGGGCTACGAGGTGCCGATGCCCGCCATTCTCTACGCAGGACGCAAACCATGA
- a CDS encoding TRAP transporter substrate-binding protein — protein MTLARTLLAATALTGMAAAAHAEKWDMPMAYAATNFHSEVGAAFASCVTEGTGGELEIVTHPSGSLFGGAEIKRAVMTGQAMIGERLMSAHQNENPLYGVDSIPFLVSSFDEHEELWSIAEPYVSDALAEDNLHYLYSVPWPPQGLYTNKPIEDISDLKGLKFRSYSTATAKMAELTGMLPVQVEAAELSQALATGVAESFISSGATGYDRKVWEQLSNFYEVDAWLPRNAVFVNADAWSDLSDESKSVMNDCASTAAADGLQRSKDYTDFTLEELEKNGMTVERANDTLMGQLKEMGEVMTNEWLEEAGEDGKAIVDAYKGE, from the coding sequence ATGACGCTTGCAAGGACGCTTCTCGCCGCGACGGCGCTGACCGGGATGGCCGCCGCTGCCCACGCCGAGAAATGGGACATGCCGATGGCCTACGCGGCCACCAACTTCCACTCCGAGGTCGGCGCCGCGTTCGCCTCCTGCGTGACCGAGGGCACCGGCGGCGAGCTTGAAATCGTCACCCACCCGTCGGGCTCGCTCTTCGGCGGCGCCGAGATCAAGCGCGCGGTGATGACCGGCCAGGCCATGATCGGCGAACGGCTGATGTCGGCGCACCAGAACGAGAACCCGCTCTACGGGGTCGACTCGATCCCGTTCCTCGTATCCTCCTTCGACGAGCATGAAGAGCTCTGGAGCATTGCCGAGCCCTACGTCTCGGACGCGCTGGCCGAGGACAACCTGCACTACCTCTACTCGGTGCCGTGGCCGCCGCAGGGGCTTTATACCAACAAGCCGATCGAGGACATCTCGGACCTCAAGGGCCTGAAGTTCCGCTCCTATTCGACCGCGACCGCCAAGATGGCGGAGCTGACCGGAATGCTTCCGGTGCAGGTCGAGGCCGCGGAACTGAGCCAGGCGCTCGCCACGGGCGTCGCCGAAAGCTTCATCTCGTCGGGCGCGACCGGGTATGACCGCAAGGTGTGGGAGCAGCTGTCGAACTTCTACGAGGTCGACGCATGGCTGCCGCGGAACGCGGTTTTCGTGAACGCCGACGCGTGGAGCGACCTTTCGGACGAGTCCAAGTCGGTAATGAACGACTGCGCCAGCACGGCGGCGGCGGACGGCCTGCAGCGCTCGAAGGACTACACCGACTTCACGCTCGAGGAGCTCGAGAAGAACGGCATGACCGTCGAGCGGGCCAACGACACGCTCATGGGCCAGCTCAAGGAGATGGGCGAGGTCATGACCAACGAATGGCTCGAAGAGGCTGGCGAGGACGGCAAGGCCATCGTCGACGCCTACAAGGGCGAGTGA
- a CDS encoding NAD(P)/FAD-dependent oxidoreductase has protein sequence MAKTVAVIGAGIVGVSTAIWLQRDGHEVILIDKAGPGEGTSHGNGGVLASCSVMPVPAPGLWTKAPKMLLDPNQPLFMRWSYLPKIAPWLMQFMSHANAPAVRKRAAAATAIIGDSLADHQALATGTGADKWIVPADYVWLYNSRADYDADTLGQEVRRENGFDWEFLDEPAFRAYDPAFGPEITCAARFPGHGRIADPGRYVKDLAAHAQAQGARLVIGEVSDIAREAGRVTGVRIGGETIPCDAAVLTAGAWSAKLAAKLGVKAPLESERGYHLELYEPSVMPRSPVMVTSGKFVATPMDGRLRLAGIVELGGLDAPPSRAPFALLERQIRKAIPGLSWKKTVEWMGHRPSMADSLPIIGEAPSVKGAFMGFGHDHVGLTGGPKTGRLLSQLIGGKTPNINLAPYAPDRFH, from the coding sequence ATGGCAAAGACGGTGGCGGTAATCGGGGCGGGAATCGTGGGTGTTTCCACGGCGATCTGGCTGCAGCGCGACGGACACGAGGTGATCCTGATCGACAAGGCGGGCCCCGGCGAGGGCACCAGCCACGGCAACGGGGGCGTATTGGCCTCCTGCTCGGTGATGCCGGTGCCGGCGCCCGGGCTCTGGACCAAGGCGCCGAAGATGCTGCTCGACCCGAACCAGCCGCTGTTCATGCGCTGGTCCTACCTGCCGAAGATCGCGCCGTGGCTGATGCAATTCATGTCGCATGCCAATGCCCCGGCAGTGCGCAAGCGGGCGGCGGCGGCCACCGCGATCATCGGCGACAGCCTTGCCGACCACCAGGCATTGGCGACCGGCACCGGCGCCGACAAGTGGATCGTGCCCGCGGATTACGTCTGGCTCTACAACAGCCGCGCCGACTACGACGCCGACACCCTCGGGCAGGAGGTCCGGCGCGAGAACGGCTTCGACTGGGAGTTTCTCGACGAGCCGGCCTTTCGCGCCTACGACCCGGCCTTCGGGCCCGAGATCACCTGCGCGGCGCGCTTTCCCGGTCATGGTCGCATCGCCGACCCGGGCCGCTACGTGAAGGACCTTGCCGCCCATGCACAGGCGCAGGGCGCCCGGCTGGTCATCGGCGAGGTGAGCGACATCGCCCGCGAGGCAGGCCGGGTCACCGGCGTACGGATCGGCGGCGAAACCATCCCCTGCGACGCCGCGGTGCTCACCGCGGGCGCGTGGTCTGCGAAACTCGCCGCGAAGCTCGGGGTGAAGGCGCCGCTGGAGTCCGAACGCGGCTACCACCTCGAACTCTACGAGCCCTCGGTCATGCCCCGCTCGCCGGTGATGGTGACGAGCGGCAAGTTCGTGGCGACGCCGATGGACGGGCGGCTGCGGCTTGCCGGCATCGTCGAACTGGGCGGGCTCGACGCACCGCCGTCGCGCGCCCCCTTCGCACTGCTCGAGCGACAGATCCGCAAGGCGATCCCGGGGCTGAGCTGGAAGAAGACGGTGGAGTGGATGGGGCACCGCCCCTCGATGGCCGATTCCCTGCCGATCATCGGCGAGGCGCCTTCGGTGAAGGGCGCGTTCATGGGCTTCGGGCACGATCATGTCGGTTTGACGGGCGGGCCGAAGACCGGTCGACTGCTTTCCCAGCTCATCGGCGGCAAGACTCCGAACATCAACCTTGCGCCCTATGCCCCGGATCGGTTTCACTGA
- a CDS encoding fumarylacetoacetate hydrolase family protein: protein MAFVFPPIPQPSVAVAGSDDRLPVRRIFCVGRNYAAHAREMGRDPDREPPFFFTKPADAVVDDGITVAYPPETGNLHYEAELVVALGRGGADIAEAEALDHVWGYAIGNDLTRRDLQNAAKELRRPWDLSKGFDQSAVVGPVHPVGAVGHPDTGAIRLAVNGTVQQDGDLSEMIWSVPEVIAFLSRSVTLCPGDLVMTGTPAGVGAMVPGDLCTVSIEGLGEIRTPIGPRA from the coding sequence ATGGCCTTTGTCTTTCCCCCGATCCCGCAGCCCTCGGTCGCCGTCGCGGGCAGCGACGACCGGCTGCCGGTGCGCCGCATCTTCTGCGTCGGGCGCAATTACGCCGCCCACGCCCGCGAAATGGGCCGGGATCCGGACCGCGAGCCGCCGTTCTTCTTCACGAAGCCCGCCGACGCGGTGGTCGATGACGGCATCACCGTCGCCTATCCGCCCGAGACCGGGAACCTGCACTACGAGGCCGAACTCGTCGTCGCGCTGGGCCGGGGCGGCGCGGACATCGCCGAGGCCGAGGCGCTCGATCACGTCTGGGGCTACGCCATCGGCAACGACCTCACGCGCCGCGATCTGCAGAACGCGGCCAAGGAGCTGCGTCGGCCGTGGGACCTGTCGAAGGGCTTCGATCAGTCCGCCGTGGTGGGGCCGGTGCATCCGGTCGGCGCCGTCGGCCACCCGGATACGGGCGCGATCCGGCTCGCGGTCAACGGCACGGTGCAACAGGACGGTGACCTCTCCGAGATGATCTGGTCGGTGCCCGAGGTGATCGCCTTCCTGTCGCGGAGCGTGACGCTGTGCCCGGGAGATCTGGTGATGACCGGCACCCCGGCGGGTGTCGGAGCGATGGTGCCGGGAGACCTCTGCACGGTCTCGATCGAAGGTCTGGGCGAGATCCGCACCCCGATTGGCCCGCGCGCCTGA
- a CDS encoding lipopolysaccharide biosynthesis protein: MAIASYGTMIVLLLVTDISLGWLIAVPNTVRAAINLLALRMVLRQIPKDAEPEAGGLSYGLETSLYNVANSVGNYIDKFLLFYLLSPEALAVFVVSERIPEISKKYFQQMRNVLVPSFSKKAKYTPELNRKINIASAVVTVAILFVIFAVIPWFMPLMFTDAYGESVLYCQLLMGTLIIGQVAQARNVFIVSRLDAKAMRNVTLGSNAIRILASAALVPFFGIYGAIASTAIYRVSTAVIVSLLMRRYK; encoded by the coding sequence GTGGCGATCGCCTCTTATGGCACGATGATCGTGCTGCTGCTGGTGACGGACATCTCGCTCGGCTGGCTGATCGCCGTGCCCAACACGGTGCGCGCGGCGATCAACCTTCTGGCGCTGCGGATGGTCCTCAGGCAGATCCCGAAGGATGCCGAGCCCGAGGCCGGGGGCCTGAGCTACGGGCTGGAAACCTCGCTCTACAACGTCGCCAACTCGGTCGGGAACTACATCGACAAGTTCCTGCTGTTCTATCTGCTCTCGCCCGAGGCACTGGCGGTCTTCGTGGTCTCGGAACGGATCCCCGAGATCAGCAAGAAGTACTTCCAGCAGATGCGCAACGTGCTGGTGCCCAGCTTCTCGAAAAAGGCGAAGTACACGCCGGAGCTGAACCGCAAGATCAACATCGCGAGCGCTGTTGTGACGGTGGCGATCCTCTTCGTTATCTTCGCGGTGATCCCCTGGTTCATGCCGCTCATGTTCACCGATGCCTACGGCGAATCCGTGCTTTACTGCCAGCTTCTCATGGGAACGCTGATCATCGGTCAGGTCGCGCAGGCCCGGAATGTCTTCATCGTCTCGCGACTGGACGCAAAGGCGATGCGGAATGTAACCCTTGGCAGCAACGCGATCCGGATCCTGGCCTCCGCCGCTCTCGTGCCGTTCTTCGGCATCTACGGCGCCATTGCCTCGACGGCGATCTACAGGGTTTCGACGGCGGTCATCGTCTCGCTGCTCATGCGACGCTACAAGTAA
- a CDS encoding oligosaccharide flippase family protein — protein sequence MANAGWVVGLNLVRQLIQLAFFAVLVRELSKTTVGEYQLITSAIGLCGFFILPGVSSMIMQSVARGHLGTFRKAFQFQLAGGVLGGIAICIYALLMEAQAEELRVGMMIAGITFPLAYGLSGWTDFQAGQGRFRQNA from the coding sequence ATGGCCAACGCAGGCTGGGTGGTCGGCCTGAACCTCGTGCGGCAGCTTATCCAGCTGGCCTTCTTCGCGGTGCTCGTCCGCGAGCTGAGCAAGACCACGGTGGGGGAATACCAGCTCATCACCTCGGCCATCGGCCTGTGCGGGTTCTTCATCCTTCCGGGCGTCTCGAGCATGATCATGCAGTCCGTCGCGCGCGGCCACCTCGGCACGTTCCGCAAGGCGTTCCAGTTCCAGCTGGCGGGCGGCGTGCTCGGCGGCATCGCGATCTGCATCTACGCGCTGCTGATGGAGGCCCAGGCCGAAGAACTGCGCGTCGGCATGATGATCGCCGGCATCACCTTCCCCCTTGCCTACGGCCTGTCCGGCTGGACCGATTTCCAGGCAGGCCAGGGACGCTTCCGCCAGAACGCCTAA
- a CDS encoding cold-shock protein, producing MANGTVKWFNTTKGFGFIEPEQGSKDVFLHISAVERAGISRIEDGQKVTFDVETGRDGRESASNLALA from the coding sequence ATGGCCAATGGCACCGTGAAATGGTTCAACACCACCAAAGGCTTCGGCTTCATCGAGCCGGAACAGGGCAGCAAGGACGTCTTCCTGCACATCTCCGCCGTCGAGCGGGCTGGCATCAGCCGCATCGAAGACGGCCAGAAGGTGACGTTCGACGTCGAGACCGGCCGTGATGGCCGCGAGTCCGCCAGCAACCTGGCCCTCGCATGA
- a CDS encoding DUF982 domain-containing protein, producing MMEIQWGQPVAFVLPHDGEIERFSTIEKVRYWLRRRWPVSDAAQDTALAKVESAMDCMSPVEEARRAFLVAALTAGFEPTDAH from the coding sequence ATGATGGAAATCCAATGGGGCCAGCCCGTGGCCTTTGTTCTGCCGCATGACGGCGAAATCGAACGTTTCAGCACGATCGAGAAAGTGCGCTACTGGCTTCGCCGCAGATGGCCCGTGTCCGACGCTGCGCAGGACACCGCCCTGGCCAAGGTCGAGTCCGCGATGGACTGCATGAGCCCCGTAGAAGAGGCGAGACGCGCCTTTCTCGTTGCAGCCCTTACGGCGGGCTTTGAGCCGACCGACGCGCACTGA
- a CDS encoding GAF domain-containing sensor histidine kinase has product MMLSENDPFRHDVRKVGLVTDISLLLDACSAATGMGFTAIARVTEDRWITCASLDRVSFGLLPGDELEVGSTLCQEVRGSRKPVLIPDVDASETYRDHHTPRQYGFKSYISVPIIRSDDSFWGTLCAIDPYPQNLTPEVEKLFQLFARLIARELDRQEELEKGRASLQSERDTARLREEFIAIVGHDLRNPIAAVSSGLRMMSERDLSPEHTAQLIPEMQRALTRASQIITNLMDFARGRLGAGIEVDATSPVDLEPVFRDVINEISQVAVQPLDYEIDLPDKIIADPQRLGQLLSNLLGNALTHGDSAHPIVVEISEQAGELRVSVNNQGDPIPDEVIASLFQPFSRQGGQKSLQGLGLGLYIASEIARAHAGQIEVASTKSGGTTFTLRMPAKRA; this is encoded by the coding sequence ATGATGCTTTCCGAGAACGATCCTTTTCGCCACGACGTTCGCAAAGTCGGACTGGTCACAGACATTTCCCTTCTCCTCGACGCCTGCAGTGCTGCGACCGGAATGGGGTTTACCGCCATCGCCCGGGTGACCGAGGATCGCTGGATCACCTGCGCTTCGCTGGACCGCGTGAGCTTCGGTCTGCTGCCCGGGGATGAGCTGGAGGTGGGGTCGACCCTTTGCCAGGAAGTCCGAGGTTCCCGCAAACCGGTCCTGATCCCGGACGTCGATGCCAGCGAGACCTATCGCGACCATCACACGCCGCGACAATATGGCTTCAAGAGCTACATCTCTGTGCCGATTATCCGGAGCGACGACAGCTTCTGGGGGACGCTCTGTGCCATTGATCCATATCCGCAAAATCTGACGCCCGAGGTCGAGAAGCTGTTCCAGCTCTTCGCGCGACTGATCGCGCGCGAACTGGATCGGCAGGAAGAGCTGGAGAAGGGGCGCGCCAGCCTGCAGTCAGAGCGCGACACGGCGCGATTGCGCGAGGAATTCATCGCGATCGTCGGACATGACCTGCGCAACCCCATCGCGGCGGTGTCCTCAGGGCTTCGGATGATGTCCGAGCGGGACCTTTCGCCCGAACATACGGCTCAGCTGATCCCCGAGATGCAGCGAGCCCTGACACGTGCCAGCCAGATCATCACGAACCTCATGGACTTCGCCCGGGGGCGCCTCGGGGCCGGGATCGAGGTGGATGCCACGTCTCCGGTAGACCTCGAGCCGGTCTTCAGGGACGTCATCAACGAGATCAGCCAGGTGGCCGTCCAACCTCTGGATTATGAAATCGATCTGCCCGACAAGATCATCGCGGACCCGCAAAGGCTGGGGCAGCTTCTTTCGAACCTCCTGGGAAATGCCCTTACACACGGGGATTCCGCGCATCCCATTGTTGTCGAGATCTCGGAGCAGGCCGGAGAACTGCGGGTCTCCGTCAACAATCAGGGCGATCCGATCCCGGACGAGGTGATCGCTTCTCTGTTCCAGCCCTTTTCTCGACAAGGAGGCCAGAAAAGCCTGCAGGGCCTCGGGCTTGGGCTGTATATCGCTTCGGAAATCGCACGCGCACACGCGGGGCAGATCGAGGTCGCGTCCACCAAGAGTGGTGGCACGACCTTTACGCTGCGAATGCCTGCAAAACGGGCCTGA
- a CDS encoding response regulator translates to MPNTVPKILIVEDEPFIRMDLACSLADMGVDVLEAPEAATALQMLDGAPDLHGLVTDIDMPGEMNGLALAREVRGRLETCRIVIMSGRSIPDAAEMPEGSVFLEKPFRATDLASALE, encoded by the coding sequence ATGCCGAACACTGTTCCGAAGATCCTGATCGTCGAGGACGAACCCTTCATTCGCATGGATCTCGCCTGCTCACTCGCCGACATGGGGGTCGACGTGCTCGAGGCCCCCGAGGCTGCGACAGCTCTGCAAATGCTCGATGGCGCACCGGACCTGCACGGGCTCGTGACGGACATCGACATGCCCGGAGAGATGAACGGCCTCGCCCTTGCGCGTGAAGTGCGCGGTCGACTGGAAACCTGCCGGATCGTCATCATGTCCGGTCGTTCCATTCCTGACGCCGCGGAAATGCCGGAGGGCAGCGTCTTCCTGGAGAAACCGTTCCGCGCGACGGACCTGGCCAGCGCTCTCGAATAG
- a CDS encoding SDR family NAD(P)-dependent oxidoreductase, protein MKRALIIGASGGIGSATLEALRSRGVDATGLSRSADGLDVTDEDSVSEALGELEGTFDLIFVATGALRIDGSEPEKSLDAVSVKGLADQYLVNAIGPLLVLKHSRRLLPRNQPAVFAALSARVGSIGDNRMGGWYSYRASKAGVNQLIHGASIELGRKYRQLCCVCLHPGTVETRFTEGYQDRHATVPADVAAGRLLDVIEGLGPEDTGRFLDYSGAEIPW, encoded by the coding sequence ATGAAGAGAGCCCTCATCATCGGCGCATCCGGCGGGATCGGCTCGGCCACGCTGGAAGCCCTGCGTTCGCGCGGTGTTGACGCAACCGGCCTGTCCCGTTCCGCAGATGGTCTCGACGTGACCGACGAGGACAGCGTTTCCGAGGCCCTTGGCGAGCTCGAGGGCACCTTCGACCTGATCTTCGTTGCCACAGGGGCGCTGCGCATAGACGGCTCGGAACCGGAGAAGTCCCTCGATGCAGTCTCGGTCAAGGGGCTGGCCGACCAGTACCTGGTCAACGCCATCGGCCCGCTTCTCGTCCTGAAGCATTCCCGCCGCCTGCTCCCGCGAAACCAGCCCGCAGTATTCGCGGCGCTGTCCGCACGCGTCGGCTCCATCGGCGACAACCGGATGGGCGGATGGTACAGCTACCGTGCGTCCAAGGCCGGCGTGAACCAGCTGATCCACGGGGCCTCGATAGAGCTGGGCCGGAAATACCGGCAGCTCTGCTGCGTCTGCCTGCATCCGGGCACCGTCGAGACGCGCTTCACCGAAGGCTACCAGGACCGACACGCGACCGTGCCCGCTGATGTCGCCGCGGGACGTTTGCTTGACGTCATCGAGGGCCTCGGCCCGGAGGACACCGGGCGGTTCCTCGACTATTCGGGCGCCGAGATACCTTGGTGA